TGCCGTTTCAGGACGGAGGCCACGGCGGTACAGATCCGGTATAGCCACGTTTTGGTACGCGAAATTCACTGCCATTTGGCCCTCCCTGGAGTCCAAGGGCCCGCAGATCCGCCAGCCACCCAACGCACGAATTATACCGAGCTGCCCAATAGGGCTCGCTAGGAAAGCGGGACAGCCCTTAGCGTGGTCTTCGTGCTGCTCTCTGCGATCAAGGGGCTGTTGGGCCAGGTCCCCGATGTGATCGAGTCAGCCGGCAGAGCCCGCAGCTCGTCGCAGCGCTTCAAGCAGCAGCCCGACCTGCCGCCCTCGGCGGACGACGAGGAGCCAGCCCTCGCCGCATAGGTCAATCCGGCCGCCTTCGCCCCGCAGCCAAAGGCGATCCCACGGCGCCGCAGCAGGGCGCCGGACCGCCCGGCTGGAGTAAGCCTCGTCGCCCAGGACTCGGGTCGGTGTCCTGCGCGGGCGGCCGGTGCCCACTCTCGGAACGCAAATCCCGTCGAGGACCTGACCGGAGGCGCGTCGTTGACGTTGCCGAGCACGAGCACGATAGAACCTCGCCGCCTGACGCATCCCCCAGCCCGTGCGCGCGGGCGGCATCGGCCTGCAGTTCCTCACCGACGACTTCCAGGGCAGCCTATGCGCGTGCGGAAAATCCCCGACCGCGCAACAGCGGCTGCGACACAATCGTCGGATGATCGGCAACAAGACCACGCATCGCACTGCGGACGGCGTTCGCATACCCGGCACCTGGCGCCACGCCTTCATCCGCAACGGCGGCACGCACTTCCTCACCGACCTGTTCATCTACGCCGACGGGCTCATCGACTGCTGGGAACTGGTCACCCTCGAGGAGTTCCAGGACAAGCTCCGCAGCGGCTGGGTTGCCACCACCCTGCCGGACGGCGCTGAGGCATCCGCGTTCGAACTCGCCAGCTGGACCTTCAGCGAGCCTCACAGCTACCTCACCCCCGACCTGCTGGTCGCCGAAATTCGGGACACCATCGACCAGCTCAACGGGCGCCCGGATTCGACGGGCCGATGCCTCGCCGCCGTCGACACCTTCCTTGCCGACCGGACAGAGGAGAACCGAGCCGCAGCCCGCAACGCCTTCCTCGCCATCCCGATCTCGCGGCGCCGCTACGCACTGGGCGACATGGACAGCAAAGACTGGCCGCTGCGAGTTCTGGTAGCGGGACCCGGCGGCGAAACGTACATCCCGGCCGATGGGCCGATCATGCAGGAAAACTACGACAGGGCCGTCGCCTACTTCGAAGAACGGGCGCGATGGGCCGCTGAACGAGCCGCACGCGTCCCGGCAGACGGACCAGTGATCTCCTTCGCCCCGGCGATCAAGCTCTACCACACGTATCCGAGCAAATCGGTCGATGCCCCGGGATTCCGGGGCTTGCGCAACGACTACCCGGCCCCGATCGTCGTCGGCGAGGTCAGTTACCCATCTGCTGCCCACGCCTACTGGGCGCTGTCAGTCGCTGACCTCGAGGTCCAAACCGCGATCGCCACGGCAGAGACCCATGCCGACGCACGCAAGTCCGCGACCGCGGCAGCGCAGCGTGAGGGCTGGCAGCACGCCCGCACCGCGGTGATGACGGCCCTACTGCGCGCGAAGTACGACCAGCACCCCGACCTGGCCGAGATCCTGCTGACCACGGACGACGCCACCGTGATCTACGACGACGCCGACTCGGACTTCTGGGGAGACAACGCCGGCCGCGGCCGCAACTGGGCAGGCCGTCTCCTGGAACTCGTACGCTCGGAGCTGCAGGCGCAGCGGGCCGGCATCGCGGGGCTGTGAGGGGCCGCCCGCCGCTCGATACCGAGCGACTACATTCCGGCCTGGAAAGAGGAACACAAAAAGTCCCACACCGCGCCGCGACACAGACGAGGTGTTTGAAGACACTGCCTAACTAAGTTAGGGCGTGTCCGATGGGTCGTGTGAGCTGATCAGAGTCGGGGCTTACGCGCAGATGAGTTTCTCCGAAGGCGCCGTCGTCGGGCTCGCTGGGACTGGGATTTTGTCGCCAATCCGCCCGCCCTTGCATGCGTCGGCCGGTTGAGGAATTCGGTTGCGGTGGATCAGGCGGACGCGGTGATACTCCGGTATGAGTAGAGATGCCGAGGTCATCGTGCTCGCCCGTTGGTCGGACGAGGTGATGGAACCGCTGACCCAGGACGACCCGGAACGCACGTGGCGAGGACGCTTCGTCCCGATAGCGGGGCACTGGGGCTACGAGTTCGGGTGGGCCCTGGAGTTCGAGAAAGTGCGCGCTCGCAAGGGCCTGCTCAGACACCTGGAGTCGCTGCCGTGGCCGCATCCGCATACGGTCCAAGTTCTGCTTCGCGACCAGGACGACGACTGCTTCGGGCTCTGGATGTTCCAGGAGGGCCGGCTGGTGGAAGTCACC
The DNA window shown above is from Streptomyces sp. Alt3 and carries:
- a CDS encoding NADAR family protein; this translates as MIGNKTTHRTADGVRIPGTWRHAFIRNGGTHFLTDLFIYADGLIDCWELVTLEEFQDKLRSGWVATTLPDGAEASAFELASWTFSEPHSYLTPDLLVAEIRDTIDQLNGRPDSTGRCLAAVDTFLADRTEENRAAARNAFLAIPISRRRYALGDMDSKDWPLRVLVAGPGGETYIPADGPIMQENYDRAVAYFEERARWAAERAARVPADGPVISFAPAIKLYHTYPSKSVDAPGFRGLRNDYPAPIVVGEVSYPSAAHAYWALSVADLEVQTAIATAETHADARKSATAAAQREGWQHARTAVMTALLRAKYDQHPDLAEILLTTDDATVIYDDADSDFWGDNAGRGRNWAGRLLELVRSELQAQRAGIAGL